In Gimesia benthica, a single window of DNA contains:
- a CDS encoding c-type cytochrome domain-containing protein, whose product MKNLITAFRYHQICKTLLAAGLTVTLMSSPLSAEDKKKDDKDKKPKVTYDEHIKPIFRAKCFACHNTDKKASGLDLTNYTGLMQGGAAGESIAPGDAEGSYLYMLVTHDSEPFMPPKSDKLPDKELALIQEWINIGAPENAGSKVSIKKPKFDFSLQGASSGKPDGPPPMPPHLNLDPVVHSSLPTAITAMATNPWSPLAAVAGQKQVLLYNTKTLELLGVLPFPEGVPHVLKFSRNGSLLLAGGGHAAASGRVVVWDVKTGKRLFEVGDELDSVLCADISSDQRFIALGSPSKVIRVYSTSTGELAYEIRKHTDWMTSLAFSPDSVLLCSGDRNGGAFVWEAATGNEYLTLKGHKGGITGITWRSDSNLVATSSEDQSVKLWEVQNGNNIKSWNAHGGGTSSVEFARDGRLATTGRDKVTKLWDQAGKQLRAFPAFGDIGVCVTICDETNQVISSDWTGKIKVWNAADGKEAGELTANPLPLSERLSKATASLSAAQANHQKLAAAAQADQAAVTKINADIAASQKQQTDLQNQLNSLNGNLAAAQKALAGAQAGATASTNKITEIGKSLPAIKEAHAKADAVSKQAAGDKELAEAAAKLKAAVDNRTAAIAAEQKTLATHQAAVKDNQQKVAQYTPQIKQTTDALNAAKAKVVALQNSLKPATDKATASQNAANSAASALAAAQNEVKHWQAEIEFSKKLNNAQASAAK is encoded by the coding sequence ATGAAAAACTTAATCACTGCATTCCGGTACCACCAGATCTGTAAAACTCTGCTTGCAGCCGGATTGACTGTCACCCTGATGTCATCTCCCCTGTCTGCGGAAGACAAAAAGAAGGATGACAAGGACAAGAAGCCGAAAGTCACCTATGACGAACACATCAAACCGATTTTTCGGGCGAAGTGTTTTGCCTGTCATAACACCGACAAGAAAGCTTCCGGCCTCGATCTGACCAACTATACCGGTCTGATGCAGGGTGGTGCCGCAGGTGAATCGATTGCGCCCGGCGACGCCGAAGGCAGCTATCTTTACATGCTGGTCACCCACGATTCCGAACCCTTCATGCCTCCCAAATCGGACAAGCTCCCCGATAAAGAACTGGCATTGATTCAGGAATGGATCAACATCGGTGCTCCGGAAAATGCCGGCAGTAAGGTCAGCATCAAAAAACCAAAGTTTGATTTCTCATTGCAGGGCGCATCTTCCGGGAAACCGGATGGACCGCCTCCCATGCCTCCACACTTGAACCTGGATCCGGTCGTGCACAGCAGTCTGCCTACCGCCATCACGGCTATGGCCACCAACCCCTGGTCCCCCCTGGCCGCTGTTGCCGGTCAGAAACAGGTTCTGCTCTACAACACCAAAACCCTGGAACTTCTGGGGGTACTCCCCTTCCCTGAAGGCGTACCTCATGTCCTGAAATTCAGCCGTAACGGCAGTCTCTTACTGGCCGGCGGCGGACATGCTGCTGCCAGTGGCCGCGTTGTGGTCTGGGATGTCAAAACCGGAAAGCGTCTCTTTGAAGTAGGCGACGAACTAGACTCTGTACTCTGTGCTGACATCAGCTCGGATCAGCGTTTTATCGCCCTGGGCAGCCCCAGCAAAGTCATTCGCGTTTATTCCACCAGCACAGGTGAACTCGCTTACGAAATCCGTAAACACACCGACTGGATGACCTCCCTGGCCTTCAGCCCCGATTCCGTCCTGCTCTGTTCCGGAGACCGGAACGGCGGCGCGTTTGTCTGGGAAGCAGCAACGGGAAATGAGTATCTGACACTCAAGGGACATAAAGGTGGAATCACCGGGATCACCTGGCGATCTGACTCCAACCTGGTCGCCACCAGTAGTGAAGATCAGTCTGTCAAACTCTGGGAAGTTCAAAACGGGAATAACATTAAATCCTGGAACGCCCATGGTGGCGGAACTTCCAGTGTGGAATTCGCCCGTGATGGCCGTCTGGCAACCACCGGCCGTGATAAGGTTACTAAACTCTGGGATCAGGCTGGAAAGCAGCTGCGTGCCTTCCCCGCTTTCGGAGATATTGGCGTCTGTGTCACAATCTGTGATGAAACCAATCAGGTCATCTCTTCTGACTGGACCGGTAAGATCAAAGTCTGGAACGCCGCCGATGGAAAAGAAGCAGGTGAATTGACAGCCAATCCTCTTCCATTATCAGAACGACTGTCGAAAGCCACAGCCAGCCTCAGTGCAGCGCAAGCCAATCATCAGAAGCTGGCAGCGGCCGCCCAGGCAGACCAGGCTGCAGTGACTAAGATTAACGCGGACATCGCTGCTTCTCAAAAACAGCAGACCGATCTACAGAATCAGTTAAATAGCCTGAACGGTAACCTGGCAGCCGCCCAGAAAGCCCTGGCAGGTGCACAGGCCGGTGCGACTGCTTCCACAAACAAGATTACCGAAATTGGAAAATCACTGCCGGCAATCAAGGAAGCACATGCAAAGGCTGACGCTGTGAGCAAACAGGCTGCTGGCGACAAAGAGCTTGCCGAAGCTGCTGCCAAACTGAAAGCGGCCGTCGATAATCGCACCGCAGCCATCGCAGCCGAGCAGAAAACACTGGCTACGCACCAGGCAGCTGTGAAAGATAATCAGCAGAAGGTTGCTCAGTACACGCCGCAAATCAAACAGACAACAGATGCTCTGAATGCGGCCAAGGCAAAAGTAGTTGCCCTGCAGAATTCATTGAAACCGGCGACTGATAAAGCGACCGCTTCTCAGAATGCAGCGAACTCCGCTGCCAGTGCTTTGGCTGCTGCTCAGAATGAAGTCAAACACTGGCAGGCAGAAATTGAGTTCTCCAAGAAACTCAATAACGCCCAGGCCAGTGCTGCCAAGTAA
- a CDS encoding cation diffusion facilitator family transporter produces MAQSNSRFAVVAALTGNALITIAKGTTFLITGSGAMLSETIHSVADFLNQLLLLIGLVRADRVPDRRYEYGYAGERYVWALISAVGIFFLGCGVTLYHGVQSLFHPPELDFGEMKWAIAALLFALVIDGVVFFLALKTEWKNAQKEKKAFHQYLRKEADPASVAVILEDGAACLGVMIALISILLTKMTGSPYWDAIGSIGIGVLLGGIAVWLIIRNQELLVGPSIPQETKEQVQRILKNNPLIDDVLDLRSRILSIDNYRIKVDLSFDPKELSKRLKKKALAAYPQIQSEQDFEEFCQKYTRDILDTLAEEIDKIEAEIQRQVPEAKHLDLEAN; encoded by the coding sequence ATGGCTCAAAGTAATTCCCGATTCGCGGTTGTCGCCGCCCTGACAGGAAACGCACTGATCACGATCGCCAAAGGAACGACGTTTCTGATCACTGGTTCGGGAGCCATGCTGTCCGAGACGATTCACTCAGTGGCTGACTTTCTGAATCAGTTACTGCTGCTCATCGGTCTGGTTCGCGCTGACCGGGTACCCGACCGTCGTTATGAGTATGGCTACGCCGGTGAACGGTATGTATGGGCATTGATTTCTGCAGTCGGGATTTTTTTCCTGGGCTGTGGCGTGACGCTGTACCACGGTGTGCAGTCGCTGTTTCATCCACCGGAACTCGACTTTGGCGAAATGAAATGGGCCATCGCGGCGCTTCTGTTTGCCCTGGTCATCGACGGTGTCGTTTTCTTTCTTGCGCTCAAGACTGAGTGGAAAAACGCTCAGAAGGAGAAAAAGGCGTTTCATCAGTATCTGCGCAAGGAAGCAGACCCGGCCTCCGTCGCCGTCATTCTCGAAGATGGTGCTGCCTGCCTGGGGGTGATGATCGCCCTGATTTCAATCCTGCTTACCAAGATGACCGGGTCCCCCTACTGGGATGCCATCGGCTCTATCGGGATTGGTGTGCTACTGGGCGGCATTGCCGTCTGGTTGATTATCCGAAATCAGGAACTACTGGTCGGTCCCAGCATCCCACAAGAGACGAAAGAACAGGTACAACGCATCCTGAAGAACAATCCGTTGATTGATGATGTGCTGGACCTGCGATCCAGAATCCTCTCTATCGATAACTACCGCATTAAGGTCGATCTGAGTTTTGATCCCAAAGAATTGTCGAAACGTCTGAAGAAGAAAGCACTTGCCGCCTATCCTCAAATTCAGAGCGAACAGGACTTCGAAGAGTTTTGTCAGAAGTATACACGGGATATCCTCGATACCCTGGCTGAGGAAATCGACAAGATCGAAGCAGAAATCCAGCGACAGGTTCCTGAGGCCAAGCACCTCGATCTGGAAGCCAATTAA
- a CDS encoding MMPL family transporter has translation MDNLSPENQERSFLGEALAATTQFVVTHARLSLALALVVSVGCILLTVFRLEFKTDRADLIDPTAAFHQKWMNYTESFGSSSDLVCVVEAENPESIKFVLRTLGQRIEQHPELFENPLYQINPGDLPSKGLQYLTPRQLQAGLNRLDEYGPIYRNGRWDLTQVDLLYDRLRYQIQSRSASYRGTERDQSLEPLFTHAAILTSSMARYLSDQNDFQSPWPSIVAVNERMRERSREIIYLLNESGTMGFLKVFPVHQEAGFDGATQAIEQMRTIIGEVAAENPEAKISLTGIPVLENDEMRKSQSDMINASIISCFGVGLLLFFGFRGIRHPLLTLLMLAAGMAWAFGYTTLTIGHLNILSVSFAVILIGLGIDFGIHYLARYIELRHKGEDLEPALLKTSRTVGTGIVAAAVTTALAFYCAGLTPFLGIAELGFIGGGGIILCAIATFLVLPALLSQADKNVEVKQMPTPFQGKWLQKMITRFPRMVALSSLALVAFCASQLVQKSDQGWESRVVYDYNLLNLQAAGLESVEVQKRIFNDAQNSLLFAVSVANSPEEARELRKKFEALPSVHHVEELASRVPAHSSQETNLLVQSYRAQLSRLPNNVPPVNRLNPSTIGRKLEQFYVLLSNYQSPTAQQTARMLDQFLNRFESLTLAQQSRFLDEFQYRTTASLLGQFRAIRGASDSSPVRFSDLPRSLTSRFVSPEGKWLIQIYPRDHIWEIEPLEEFVKEVRSVDPDVTGTPLQNYEAAQQIKVSYKTASIYALAVICVVLLIDYLSRRHATMALVPPAILAVCTWFILYNRGTPVSVEAAIGMFLIMCFCVAFVLERSSVLHMLLTMIPPVVGGLVMFGILAMTSIDLNPANLIVLPLILGIGVDDGVHVVHDFRMKQGPYKTSPSTINAIVMTSLTSMIGFGSMMVATHRGLYSVGLVLVIGVGCCLFISLVTLPALLTWISNREEAADSVSMEDSDEHSSSRKKKRQNRERMEAEAAA, from the coding sequence GTGGATAATCTCTCCCCTGAAAATCAGGAACGCTCATTCCTCGGCGAGGCGCTGGCTGCGACAACCCAGTTTGTGGTGACGCACGCCCGGCTCAGTCTGGCTTTGGCACTGGTTGTGTCCGTCGGCTGTATTCTGCTGACGGTCTTCAGGTTGGAATTCAAAACCGACCGGGCTGATCTGATCGATCCGACGGCAGCCTTCCATCAGAAATGGATGAATTACACCGAGAGTTTCGGCAGTTCATCGGATCTGGTCTGTGTCGTCGAAGCAGAGAATCCGGAATCGATTAAATTTGTCCTGCGGACGCTGGGCCAGCGAATCGAGCAGCATCCCGAACTGTTTGAGAATCCGCTCTATCAGATTAACCCAGGCGATTTACCTTCTAAAGGACTGCAATATTTAACTCCGCGACAGTTGCAGGCTGGTTTGAATCGGCTGGATGAATATGGTCCGATTTACCGCAATGGTCGCTGGGATCTGACCCAGGTCGATCTGCTATATGATCGCCTGCGTTACCAGATCCAATCCCGGTCTGCCAGCTATCGAGGCACCGAACGCGATCAATCCCTGGAGCCTCTGTTTACCCACGCTGCGATTCTGACATCCAGCATGGCACGCTATCTGTCAGACCAGAATGACTTTCAGTCTCCCTGGCCTTCGATTGTCGCTGTGAACGAACGGATGCGCGAACGGTCTCGTGAAATCATTTACCTGTTGAATGAATCCGGCACGATGGGCTTTCTCAAGGTCTTTCCAGTGCATCAGGAAGCAGGCTTTGACGGCGCCACGCAGGCCATCGAACAGATGCGGACCATTATCGGCGAAGTCGCTGCTGAGAATCCGGAAGCCAAAATCAGTCTGACTGGAATTCCGGTTCTGGAAAATGACGAAATGCGTAAGTCGCAGTCGGATATGATCAATGCATCAATCATTTCCTGTTTCGGGGTAGGACTGCTGCTATTCTTCGGTTTTCGTGGAATCCGTCATCCCCTGCTGACTCTGCTCATGCTGGCAGCCGGGATGGCCTGGGCCTTCGGTTATACGACGCTCACCATCGGTCATCTGAATATTCTCTCGGTTTCCTTTGCCGTGATTCTGATCGGGCTGGGGATCGATTTTGGTATCCATTACCTCGCCCGCTACATTGAATTGCGGCATAAAGGGGAAGACCTGGAACCGGCTCTGCTCAAAACATCGCGCACGGTGGGGACCGGGATTGTGGCTGCTGCTGTGACGACGGCTCTGGCTTTCTACTGTGCTGGACTGACTCCCTTCCTGGGAATTGCGGAACTCGGTTTCATCGGTGGTGGTGGAATTATCTTATGTGCAATCGCCACCTTCCTGGTGCTGCCGGCACTGCTTTCACAGGCAGATAAAAATGTAGAAGTCAAACAGATGCCCACTCCCTTCCAGGGGAAGTGGTTACAGAAAATGATTACGCGGTTTCCCCGCATGGTGGCTTTAAGCTCCCTGGCCCTGGTGGCCTTCTGTGCCAGCCAACTGGTTCAAAAATCAGATCAGGGATGGGAATCGCGCGTTGTTTATGACTACAACCTGTTGAACCTGCAGGCAGCGGGGCTGGAGTCAGTCGAAGTCCAAAAGCGGATTTTCAACGATGCTCAGAACTCGCTGCTGTTCGCTGTCTCCGTAGCGAACAGTCCAGAAGAGGCACGGGAGCTGCGTAAGAAGTTCGAAGCTCTGCCCTCCGTGCATCATGTGGAAGAACTGGCCTCACGCGTGCCTGCACATTCTTCACAGGAAACCAATCTGCTGGTGCAGTCCTATCGGGCACAGCTGTCACGACTGCCGAATAATGTGCCTCCCGTGAATCGTCTCAATCCTTCGACGATCGGGCGGAAACTCGAACAGTTTTATGTGTTACTCTCAAACTACCAGAGCCCAACAGCGCAGCAGACTGCCCGCATGCTGGATCAGTTTCTCAACCGCTTTGAATCTTTGACGCTGGCCCAGCAGTCCCGCTTCCTGGATGAATTTCAGTACCGGACTACTGCGTCACTTCTCGGTCAGTTCCGCGCCATCCGTGGTGCTTCCGATTCTTCGCCGGTACGTTTTTCCGATCTGCCCCGTTCGTTGACTTCACGCTTCGTGAGTCCGGAAGGAAAATGGCTGATCCAGATTTATCCCCGCGATCACATCTGGGAAATCGAACCGCTGGAGGAGTTTGTTAAAGAGGTACGCTCTGTCGATCCGGATGTGACGGGAACCCCGCTGCAGAATTACGAAGCGGCTCAACAGATTAAAGTCAGTTATAAAACCGCTTCGATTTACGCTCTGGCAGTCATCTGTGTCGTTTTACTGATCGATTATCTGAGCCGTCGTCATGCCACAATGGCGCTGGTGCCTCCGGCGATTCTGGCTGTCTGTACCTGGTTCATTCTTTATAACCGTGGGACACCGGTCAGTGTTGAAGCTGCCATCGGCATGTTTCTGATTATGTGCTTCTGTGTGGCCTTTGTGCTGGAACGCAGCAGTGTGCTGCATATGCTGTTGACCATGATTCCCCCGGTCGTCGGTGGCCTTGTCATGTTCGGGATTCTGGCGATGACTTCAATCGACCTGAATCCGGCCAACCTGATCGTGCTGCCTCTGATTCTCGGGATTGGTGTTGATGACGGCGTGCATGTGGTCCATGATTTCCGGATGAAACAGGGCCCCTATAAAACATCTCCCAGTACAATCAACGCGATTGTGATGACCTCATTGACTTCGATGATCGGTTTCGGCAGTATGATGGTGGCCACGCACCGTGGGCTTTACAGCGTCGGTCTGGTATTGGTAATTGGTGTGGGCTGCTGCCTGTTCATTTCCCTGGTAACTCTGCCTGCTCTGCTGACCTGGATTTCCAATCGAGAAGAGGCGGCTGATTCCGTCAGCATGGAAGATTCCGACGAACATTCCAGCAGCCGGAAGAAAAAGCGTCAGAACCGTGAGCGGATGGAAGCGGAAGCCGCTGCCTGA
- the mnmA gene encoding tRNA 2-thiouridine(34) synthase MnmA, with protein MSERVVLAMSGGVDSSAAAHLLLEQGYEVIGLFMRSGATEETACAIEDPHSLPVLNTKAHKQGCCSASDAADARRVADMLDIPFHALNFKDAFGRIKDYFADEYLAGRTPNPCVMCNNWLKFGKLWEFAESVGASYISTGHYAQLKSVPGEEQPALVRGLDRSKDQSYVLFGINRDLLDKIIFPVGGFVKPEIREMAGEAGLRTANKPDSQEICFIPDNDYFGFLNRYRGKQETAGEMVDTAGNVVGQHTGYENYTIGQRKRLGVAFGSPRYVIKIEPETKRVVIGTRDDLARKSLEANRSNWLIDSPGSELRCQAQIRYQHKEADCTVQILDEERFRVTFDNPEYGVAPGQAVVLYDADRVIGGGWIM; from the coding sequence ATGTCTGAGCGTGTTGTCCTGGCGATGAGTGGTGGAGTCGACAGCTCCGCAGCCGCCCATCTTTTACTGGAACAGGGTTATGAGGTGATCGGTCTGTTCATGCGGTCCGGTGCCACCGAAGAGACGGCCTGCGCGATTGAGGATCCCCATAGTCTTCCGGTTCTGAACACGAAAGCACACAAGCAGGGCTGCTGTTCCGCCAGTGATGCCGCAGATGCCCGCCGGGTGGCTGATATGCTCGACATTCCGTTTCATGCGCTGAACTTCAAAGATGCGTTTGGGCGCATCAAAGATTACTTCGCTGATGAATACCTGGCCGGCCGCACTCCCAATCCATGTGTGATGTGCAACAACTGGCTCAAGTTCGGCAAACTCTGGGAATTCGCAGAATCAGTGGGCGCCTCCTACATCTCAACCGGGCATTATGCCCAGTTGAAGTCTGTCCCGGGAGAAGAACAGCCGGCCCTGGTGCGCGGCCTCGACCGCTCGAAAGATCAGTCCTACGTTCTGTTCGGTATCAATCGTGATCTACTCGACAAAATCATTTTTCCCGTAGGCGGCTTCGTCAAACCGGAAATCCGGGAGATGGCGGGTGAAGCAGGTCTGAGGACAGCCAATAAGCCCGACAGTCAGGAAATCTGTTTCATTCCCGACAACGATTATTTCGGCTTCCTGAACCGGTACCGTGGCAAGCAGGAAACGGCCGGCGAAATGGTTGACACCGCGGGGAATGTAGTCGGCCAGCATACCGGCTATGAAAATTACACCATCGGTCAGCGGAAGCGTTTGGGCGTCGCCTTTGGTTCGCCCCGTTATGTCATCAAAATCGAACCTGAGACGAAACGAGTCGTAATCGGTACGCGCGACGACCTGGCACGGAAATCACTGGAAGCCAATCGCAGTAACTGGTTGATTGACAGTCCCGGTTCCGAGCTTCGCTGTCAGGCCCAGATTCGCTATCAGCATAAAGAAGCTGACTGCACGGTACAGATTCTGGATGAAGAACGGTTTCGGGTCACCTTCGATAACCCGGAATACGGTGTCGCCCCGGGTCAGGCGGTTGTGCTGTATGATGCAGACCGCGTGATTGGTGGCGGCTGGATCATGTAA
- a CDS encoding DUF1549 domain-containing protein, giving the protein MWRHQTITRSFLALAFLAGGISLATAADKTEPVKAEPPKPAEAKPTPTPAPKAEAAKPAETKPAETKPAPAQPAAPKPAPPKPAPKMVQLNVYPQDIQLTTSRDRQSVIGQAVYDNGLTEDVTTKLQFKPVQEGIVRIENNMIYPAGDGETDVVATFGGASVNLHSKVTKAKEDRPISFTLDVMPTFMRAGCNTGSCHGAARGKDGFRLSLFGFDPKGDYHRLTRELSGRRINLSMPQESLLLEKAIGAVPHTGGKLYEKDSEYYNASLRWLQAGAPYDAGAIPTVDKVEIYPKGGVMDGKGTTQQVSVLAYYSDGTTRDVTTLSAFSSNNDNSATITKDGKITANNRGEAFIMARFDTHTVGSHFVVLPKGLDFEWPNVPEYNYVDTLIHNKLKKLRVVPSEVCSDAEFLRRASLDICGVMPTIEEFNTFVADKDPKKREKLVDQLLNRKEFVEMWVMKWSELLQIRTVNNRISYKSALLYYNWLQERIASNVPLDKMVQELLGSTGGTFANAATNYYENERDTLKVAENVAQVFMGMRIQCAQCHNHPFDRWTMDDYYSFAAFFSQVGRKGSEDPRESIIYNRGSGEVRHLVDNRVMQPKFLGGAQPEVKGKDRRVVLANWLASNENPYFATNLSNIVWAHFFGKGIINEVDDVRISNPPVNPELLDELAKRFTDYNYDFKKLVRDICTSRTYQLSTQTNPSNENDLTNFSHAHPRRLRAEVLLDCISQVTSAPNKFRGLPLGARAVQIADGNTTNYFLTTFGRAKRDTVCSCEVRMEPSLSQALHLLNGDTVNSKIVQGKFVESRIKAGKKPLEIVDEMYISCLTRKPTDKEYSTLVQVLDENKKDEQNALNDIFWSLLNSREFIFNH; this is encoded by the coding sequence ATGTGGCGTCATCAAACAATCACTCGCAGTTTTCTTGCCCTGGCCTTCCTGGCGGGTGGAATCTCTCTCGCAACTGCTGCAGACAAAACGGAACCGGTCAAAGCAGAGCCACCCAAGCCTGCTGAAGCAAAACCGACTCCGACTCCAGCACCGAAAGCTGAGGCAGCCAAGCCAGCGGAAACAAAGCCCGCAGAAACAAAGCCGGCCCCCGCGCAACCTGCCGCTCCTAAACCGGCTCCCCCAAAACCGGCCCCCAAGATGGTTCAACTGAATGTCTATCCTCAGGACATCCAGCTGACAACCAGCCGGGACCGGCAGTCGGTGATTGGACAGGCAGTCTATGACAACGGTCTGACCGAAGACGTCACGACGAAACTTCAGTTCAAACCAGTCCAAGAAGGCATCGTGCGTATCGAAAACAATATGATTTACCCAGCCGGCGATGGTGAGACCGATGTAGTTGCCACTTTCGGCGGTGCGAGTGTCAATCTGCACTCCAAGGTTACTAAAGCGAAAGAAGATCGTCCCATCAGTTTCACACTGGACGTTATGCCTACATTCATGCGGGCTGGCTGCAACACCGGTAGTTGTCACGGTGCAGCTCGCGGTAAAGATGGCTTCCGCCTCTCACTGTTCGGCTTTGATCCCAAGGGAGACTATCATCGTCTAACCCGTGAACTCAGCGGTCGTCGAATTAACCTGAGTATGCCTCAGGAAAGCCTGCTGCTTGAAAAAGCCATCGGCGCTGTCCCTCACACCGGCGGTAAACTCTACGAAAAAGACTCGGAATATTATAACGCGTCTTTACGCTGGCTGCAGGCAGGTGCTCCTTACGACGCGGGCGCAATCCCCACTGTTGATAAGGTTGAAATCTATCCCAAAGGTGGGGTAATGGACGGGAAAGGCACCACACAACAGGTGTCCGTTCTGGCCTACTATTCTGATGGCACGACCCGTGACGTAACGACTCTGTCTGCCTTCTCATCCAACAACGATAACTCAGCCACCATTACCAAAGATGGTAAGATCACCGCGAACAATCGGGGCGAAGCCTTTATTATGGCCCGCTTCGACACACACACCGTCGGATCTCACTTTGTGGTACTCCCCAAGGGCCTGGACTTCGAATGGCCCAATGTTCCGGAATACAACTATGTAGATACCCTGATCCACAACAAGCTGAAAAAACTGCGGGTTGTTCCCTCTGAAGTCTGTTCCGATGCAGAATTCCTGCGTCGTGCCAGCCTGGATATCTGTGGCGTGATGCCCACCATTGAAGAATTCAACACTTTCGTCGCTGACAAAGATCCCAAGAAACGGGAGAAACTGGTTGATCAGTTACTCAACCGTAAAGAGTTTGTCGAGATGTGGGTGATGAAATGGTCTGAGCTTCTGCAGATCCGCACAGTCAATAACCGCATCAGTTACAAGTCAGCATTACTGTATTACAACTGGCTGCAGGAACGGATCGCCAGCAACGTGCCCCTCGATAAAATGGTACAGGAACTACTCGGTTCGACCGGCGGTACTTTTGCTAACGCTGCGACCAACTATTACGAAAATGAACGTGACACTCTCAAAGTCGCTGAGAACGTGGCCCAGGTATTCATGGGCATGCGAATTCAATGTGCCCAGTGTCACAACCATCCGTTCGACCGCTGGACGATGGACGATTACTACAGCTTCGCTGCATTCTTCTCACAGGTGGGACGTAAAGGCAGTGAAGACCCCCGCGAATCCATTATCTACAACCGGGGCAGCGGCGAAGTTCGCCATCTGGTTGATAACCGGGTCATGCAGCCCAAATTCCTGGGTGGTGCGCAACCTGAAGTCAAAGGTAAAGACCGTCGCGTCGTGCTGGCCAACTGGCTCGCCTCCAATGAAAACCCATACTTTGCAACGAACCTGAGTAACATCGTCTGGGCACACTTCTTCGGTAAAGGCATTATCAATGAAGTGGATGACGTCCGCATCAGTAATCCTCCGGTCAACCCGGAACTGCTGGATGAACTCGCCAAACGGTTCACCGATTACAACTACGACTTCAAGAAGCTGGTTCGCGATATCTGTACTTCGAGAACTTACCAGCTTTCCACACAGACTAATCCATCCAATGAAAACGATCTGACAAACTTCTCACATGCACATCCACGTCGTTTGCGTGCTGAGGTTCTGCTGGACTGTATTTCCCAGGTCACGAGTGCTCCCAATAAATTCCGCGGCTTACCGCTGGGAGCTCGGGCGGTGCAGATCGCCGACGGAAACACAACCAACTACTTCCTGACCACCTTTGGTCGCGCCAAGCGTGACACTGTCTGTTCATGTGAAGTCCGGATGGAACCCAGTCTGTCACAGGCACTCCACCTGCTCAACGGCGATACCGTCAACAGTAAGATCGTGCAGGGTAAATTTGTAGAATCCCGAATCAAAGCCGGCAAGAAGCCACTGGAAATTGTGGATGAAATGTATATTTCCTGCCTGACACGTAAACCGACTGACAAGGAATATTCCACCCTGGTTCAGGTCCTGGATGAAAACAAAAAAGACGAACAGAACGCGTTGAATGACATCTTCTGGTCATTGTTGAATTCGCGTGAATTTATCTTTAACCACTAA